One window from the genome of Sphaerotilus microaerophilus encodes:
- a CDS encoding efflux RND transporter periplasmic adaptor subunit: MSRPAPITPIAPAALIAAALLAGLGALGAHGTAFAQAPAPTPKPVAAPPAPQATPAVLRSAPATPAPAGAAAPAPELRAQLSPRRFTTLAAEIGARIQRLTVTDGAVVRAGQPLVAFDCSLQQAQQARAQATLGAAEKQLEVQQRLVELNATGRQEAEQAQAEVAKTRAELAQMHAQLGKCQINAPFSGRVAELKVREQQFAQPGQALIELIDDSVLEVEFIMPSRWLHGVRAGSAVRIAVDETGKTYPAKVLRLGARVDPVSQSIKVVAAIDGRHAELIAGMSGKVLVNVQP, translated from the coding sequence ATGAGCCGCCCCGCTCCGATCACACCGATCGCGCCGGCCGCGCTGATCGCCGCTGCACTGCTGGCCGGCCTCGGCGCCCTCGGTGCCCATGGCACCGCCTTCGCCCAGGCGCCGGCACCAACGCCCAAGCCGGTGGCCGCCCCACCGGCCCCCCAGGCCACGCCGGCCGTGCTGCGCTCCGCACCGGCCACGCCAGCGCCAGCAGGCGCCGCAGCGCCCGCACCGGAGCTGCGTGCCCAGCTTTCCCCGCGCCGATTCACCACCCTGGCCGCCGAAATCGGCGCGCGCATCCAGCGCCTGACCGTCACCGACGGGGCCGTCGTGCGAGCGGGCCAGCCGCTGGTCGCCTTCGACTGCAGCCTGCAGCAGGCCCAGCAGGCCCGCGCCCAGGCCACCCTGGGCGCCGCCGAAAAGCAGCTCGAAGTCCAGCAGCGCCTGGTCGAGCTCAACGCCACCGGGCGACAGGAAGCCGAGCAAGCCCAGGCCGAGGTCGCCAAGACCCGCGCCGAACTGGCCCAGATGCACGCCCAGCTCGGCAAGTGCCAGATCAACGCGCCCTTCTCGGGCCGGGTCGCCGAGCTGAAGGTGCGTGAGCAGCAGTTCGCGCAACCGGGCCAGGCGCTCATCGAGCTGATCGACGACAGCGTGCTTGAGGTCGAATTCATCATGCCCTCGCGCTGGCTGCATGGCGTACGGGCCGGCAGCGCGGTGCGCATCGCCGTGGATGAGACCGGCAAGACCTACCCCGCCAAGGTGCTGCGCCTGGGTGCGCGGGTCGACCCCGTGAGCCAGTCCATCAAGGTCGTGGCCGCCATCGATGGCCGCCACGCCGAGCTGATTGCCGGCATGAGCGGCAAGGTGCTGGTGAACGTCCAGCCCTGA
- a CDS encoding TolC family protein, with protein sequence MAHRTTRTLLALAAAAIAAGCSQLPLKDISKEEHQQRVHSDRTRVQQDVPPLGTELSLDEAIARALKFNLDRRARQMEEALALQQWDAAGYDALPKLVAAAGYNARDRDRVSRSTDSVTGAPSLANPSISQSREHTLVSLDMSWSLLDFGLAYYNQQQAGDRVLAAAERRRKATHLLVQDVRVAYWRAASAQRLRGEVQQAIALANEAMVDARKAEDEKLRSPLDSLRYQRQLTENMRLLESIESELATARFELAALMNAPVIQQLSYSSDPSLGSLDLLSTSAEAMEEQALAQNADLREHAYQRRIAATEARKVLVRQFPSLSINFGARYDTDRYLVEKNWAEAGVQTSFNFFNLLALPAQQRAAEAGIALADQRRLAAHVAVVTQVHVAREQLASSRKQLERANALWVLDEKIMQQMLRREQAQAGSKLERVAAQTTMIISLLRRYQALAQVHAATSRLQATLGVDPLPDSTDDQTLEQLRSHVSSRLLGS encoded by the coding sequence ATGGCGCACCGTACCACCCGCACCCTCCTCGCCCTGGCCGCCGCAGCGATTGCCGCAGGTTGCTCGCAACTGCCGCTGAAGGACATCAGCAAGGAAGAACACCAGCAGCGGGTGCACAGCGACCGGACCCGCGTGCAGCAGGACGTCCCGCCACTGGGCACCGAGCTCAGCCTGGACGAGGCCATCGCCCGCGCCCTGAAGTTCAACCTGGACCGCCGGGCCCGCCAGATGGAAGAGGCGCTGGCCCTGCAGCAGTGGGATGCCGCCGGCTACGACGCCCTGCCCAAGCTGGTTGCGGCCGCCGGCTACAACGCGCGTGACCGCGACCGCGTCTCCCGCAGCACCGACTCGGTCACCGGTGCCCCCTCGCTGGCCAACCCCTCGATCTCCCAGTCACGCGAGCACACCCTCGTGTCGCTGGACATGAGCTGGAGCCTGCTCGACTTCGGCCTGGCCTACTACAACCAGCAGCAGGCGGGCGACCGCGTGCTGGCCGCTGCCGAGCGCCGCCGCAAGGCCACCCACCTGCTGGTGCAGGACGTGCGCGTCGCCTACTGGCGCGCCGCCTCCGCCCAGCGCCTGCGCGGCGAAGTCCAGCAGGCCATCGCCCTGGCCAACGAGGCCATGGTCGATGCCCGCAAGGCCGAGGACGAGAAGCTGCGCTCGCCACTCGATTCGCTGCGCTACCAGCGCCAGCTGACCGAGAACATGCGCCTGCTCGAGTCCATCGAGAGCGAGCTGGCCACCGCCCGCTTCGAACTGGCCGCGCTGATGAACGCGCCGGTCATCCAGCAACTCAGCTACAGCAGCGACCCCAGCCTGGGCTCGCTGGACCTGCTGTCCACCTCCGCCGAGGCCATGGAAGAGCAGGCCCTGGCCCAGAACGCCGACCTGCGTGAGCACGCCTACCAGCGCCGCATCGCCGCCACCGAGGCCCGCAAAGTGCTGGTGCGCCAGTTCCCCAGCCTCAGCATCAATTTCGGCGCCCGCTACGACACCGACCGCTACCTGGTCGAGAAGAACTGGGCCGAGGCCGGCGTGCAGACCTCCTTCAACTTCTTCAACCTGCTGGCCCTGCCCGCCCAGCAGCGCGCCGCCGAGGCCGGCATCGCCCTGGCCGACCAGCGCCGCCTCGCAGCCCACGTCGCCGTCGTGACCCAGGTGCACGTCGCCCGCGAGCAGCTCGCCTCGTCGCGCAAACAGCTGGAGCGCGCCAACGCCCTCTGGGTCCTCGACGAAAAGATCATGCAGCAGATGCTGCGCCGCGAGCAGGCCCAGGCCGGCTCCAAGCTCGAACGCGTCGCCGCCCAGACCACCATGATCATCAGCCTGCTGCGCCGCTACCAGGCCCTGGCCCAGGTCCACGCCGCCACGAGCCGGCTGCAGGCCACCCTCGGCGTCGATCCGCTGCCCGACAGCACCGACGACCAGACGCTGGAGCAACTGCGCTCCCACGTGTCCAGCCGCCTGCTCGGGTCCTGA
- the ettA gene encoding energy-dependent translational throttle protein EttA, giving the protein MAQYVFTMNRVGKIVPPKRQILKDISLSFFPGAKIGVLGLNGSGKSTLLKIMAGLDKDIEGEAYPMPGLKIGYLPQEPQLQPEQTVREAVEQGIGGVLAAKKRLDEVYAAYAEEDADFDALAAEQAELEAIIAAAGSENTDLQLELAADALRLPPWDAVIGVLSGGEKRRVALCRLLLSKPDMLLLDEPTNHLDAESVEWLEQFLQRFGGTVVAITHDRYFLDNAAEWILELDRGFGHPYKGNYSDWLDQKERRLEVEQKKEDARIKAMKEELKWVRSNAKGRQAKSKARLARFEELSDVDYQRRNETNEIFIPVAERLGNEVIEFKGVSKSFGDRVLIDNLSFKVPPGAIVGIIGPNGAGKSTLFRMIQGAEQPDAGEVVIGKTAKPTFVDQSRDSLAGDKTVWEDVSGGLDNIVVGPFVMPSRAYLGRFNFKGNDQQKLVGNLSGGERGRLHLAKTLALGGNVLMLDEPSNDLDVETLRALEEALLEFAGSAMVISHDRWFLDRICTHILACEGDSQWFFYNGNFHEYEEDKKKRLGEEGARPKRVRYKALK; this is encoded by the coding sequence ATGGCTCAATACGTCTTCACCATGAACCGCGTCGGCAAGATCGTGCCGCCGAAGCGGCAGATCCTGAAGGACATCTCGCTGTCCTTCTTCCCCGGCGCCAAGATCGGCGTGCTCGGCCTGAACGGCTCGGGCAAGTCCACGCTGCTCAAGATCATGGCTGGCCTGGACAAGGACATCGAGGGCGAGGCCTACCCGATGCCGGGCCTGAAAATCGGTTACCTCCCGCAGGAGCCGCAGCTCCAGCCCGAGCAGACTGTGCGTGAGGCGGTGGAGCAGGGCATCGGCGGCGTGCTGGCCGCCAAGAAACGGCTGGATGAGGTCTATGCCGCCTACGCCGAAGAAGATGCCGACTTCGACGCACTGGCCGCCGAGCAGGCCGAGCTGGAGGCGATCATCGCCGCGGCGGGTTCCGAGAACACCGACCTGCAGCTGGAGCTGGCCGCCGATGCGCTGCGCCTGCCGCCCTGGGATGCGGTGATCGGGGTGCTCTCCGGCGGTGAAAAGCGCCGTGTCGCGCTGTGCCGCCTGCTGCTGAGCAAGCCGGACATGCTGCTGCTCGATGAGCCGACCAACCACTTGGACGCCGAGTCGGTGGAGTGGTTGGAGCAGTTCCTGCAGCGCTTTGGTGGCACCGTGGTGGCGATCACCCACGATCGCTACTTCCTGGACAACGCCGCCGAGTGGATCCTGGAACTCGACCGCGGCTTCGGCCATCCCTACAAGGGCAACTACTCCGACTGGCTGGACCAGAAGGAGCGCCGCCTGGAGGTCGAGCAGAAGAAGGAAGATGCGCGCATCAAGGCGATGAAGGAGGAGCTCAAGTGGGTGCGCTCCAACGCCAAGGGCCGCCAGGCCAAGAGCAAGGCGCGCCTGGCCCGCTTCGAAGAGTTGAGCGACGTCGACTACCAGCGCCGCAACGAGACCAACGAGATCTTCATCCCGGTGGCCGAGCGCCTGGGCAACGAGGTGATCGAGTTCAAGGGCGTCTCCAAGAGCTTCGGCGACCGCGTGCTGATCGACAACCTGAGCTTCAAGGTGCCCCCGGGTGCGATCGTCGGCATCATTGGGCCGAACGGCGCGGGCAAGTCCACGCTGTTCCGCATGATCCAGGGCGCCGAGCAGCCCGATGCGGGCGAGGTGGTGATCGGCAAGACGGCCAAGCCGACCTTCGTCGACCAGAGCCGCGACTCGCTGGCGGGTGACAAGACGGTGTGGGAAGACGTCTCGGGCGGGCTGGACAACATCGTCGTAGGCCCCTTCGTGATGCCCTCGCGCGCCTACCTGGGCCGCTTCAACTTCAAGGGCAACGACCAGCAGAAGCTGGTGGGCAACCTCTCCGGGGGTGAGCGCGGCCGCCTGCACCTGGCCAAGACGCTGGCCCTGGGCGGCAACGTGCTGATGCTTGACGAGCCGTCCAACGATCTGGACGTCGAAACCCTGCGCGCGCTGGAAGAGGCGCTGCTGGAGTTCGCCGGCTCGGCGATGGTCATCAGCCACGACCGCTGGTTCCTGGACCGCATCTGCACGCACATCCTGGCCTGCGAGGGTGACTCGCAATGGTTCTTCTACAACGGCAACTTCCACGAGTACGAGGAAGACAAGAAGAAACGCCTGGGCGAGGAAGGTGCGCGCCCGAAGCGCGTGCGCTACAAAGCCTTGAAGTGA
- a CDS encoding P-II family nitrogen regulator — MKQITAVIKPFKLEEVREALADVGVTGLTVTEVKGFGRQKGHTELYRGAEYVVDFLPKVKLEVVVKTEDVDRCVEAIVKAAKTGKIGDGKIFVTPVEQVIRIRTGETNDQAV; from the coding sequence ATGAAACAAATCACCGCCGTCATCAAACCGTTCAAGCTTGAGGAAGTGCGTGAAGCGCTGGCAGACGTGGGCGTTACCGGCCTGACGGTGACCGAAGTGAAGGGCTTCGGCCGCCAGAAGGGCCACACCGAGCTGTACCGGGGTGCGGAGTACGTGGTGGACTTCCTGCCCAAGGTCAAGCTCGAAGTCGTGGTGAAGACCGAGGACGTGGACCGCTGCGTCGAGGCCATCGTCAAGGCGGCCAAGACCGGCAAGATCGGCGACGGCAAGATCTTCGTGACGCCGGTGGAGCAGGTCATCCGCATCCGTACCGGCGAAACCAACGATCAAGCAGTCTGA
- a CDS encoding TIGR00730 family Rossman fold protein has translation MFAQRPALCVYCGSRHGQHPAYTQAARELGRRIGEVGWSLVYGGGCVGLMGEVADAALAAGAPVLGVIPDSLVRREVSHTGLTELQVVETMHQRKQAMAEAADAFVALPGGIGTFEELYEVWSWQHLGYHRKPVALLDVEGYYEPLLTFMKHTEAQGFVSTEQARGLQVHRSVDALFKALGDLQSPAPGDFSRI, from the coding sequence ATGTTCGCCCAACGACCCGCCCTGTGCGTCTACTGTGGTTCACGCCACGGCCAGCACCCCGCGTATACGCAGGCCGCGCGCGAGCTGGGCCGGCGCATCGGCGAAGTGGGCTGGAGCCTCGTCTACGGCGGTGGCTGCGTTGGCCTGATGGGGGAGGTGGCGGATGCCGCCCTGGCCGCGGGCGCCCCGGTGCTCGGCGTCATCCCGGACTCGCTGGTACGCCGCGAGGTGAGCCACACCGGTCTGACCGAACTCCAGGTGGTCGAGACGATGCACCAGCGCAAGCAGGCCATGGCCGAGGCGGCCGATGCCTTCGTGGCGCTGCCGGGTGGCATCGGCACTTTCGAGGAGCTGTATGAGGTCTGGTCCTGGCAGCACCTCGGCTACCACCGCAAGCCAGTGGCGCTGCTCGATGTGGAGGGCTACTACGAGCCGCTGCTCACCTTCATGAAGCACACCGAGGCGCAGGGCTTCGTGAGTACCGAACAGGCCCGCGGCCTGCAGGTGCATCGCAGCGTCGACGCGCTGTTCAAGGCCCTGGGGGATCTGCAGTCGCCAGCCCCGGGGGACTTCAGCCGCATCTGA
- a CDS encoding diacylglycerol kinase, with product MTNPHKGRTGLDRILHAAGYSAQGLRTAYRTESAFRQEVWLAAILLPLAFWVGRSPIEIILLVGSVLLLMIVELLNSAIEATVDRISFDLHELAKRAKDYGSAAVALALALCALVWLPLLWNRLQGA from the coding sequence ATGACCAATCCCCACAAAGGCCGAACCGGCCTGGATCGCATCCTGCACGCCGCCGGCTATTCCGCCCAGGGACTGCGAACCGCCTACCGCACCGAGAGCGCCTTCCGCCAGGAGGTCTGGCTCGCTGCAATCCTGCTGCCGCTGGCCTTCTGGGTCGGGCGCAGCCCGATCGAGATCATCCTGCTGGTCGGCAGCGTGCTGCTGCTGATGATCGTCGAGCTGCTCAACTCGGCCATTGAAGCCACGGTCGACCGCATCTCCTTCGACCTGCACGAACTGGCCAAGCGCGCCAAGGACTACGGTAGTGCGGCGGTCGCGCTGGCCCTGGCACTCTGTGCCCTGGTCTGGCTGCCCCTGCTCTGGAACCGGCTGCAAGGAGCCTGA
- a CDS encoding RDD family protein, with amino-acid sequence MSTVAPGFWRRLAAMLYEGVVLFGVISVAGFLYSSLTQQRHALDGRAGLQAVLFVILGLYFVWFWSRGGQTVAMKTWHLRLVDAHGAPVTQRRAVARYLSSWLWFLPGLGLGALAGWHSGTALSLAALAWGLAYATLSHVLPGRQTPHDLLCGTRLIVSKPASKR; translated from the coding sequence GTGAGCACGGTTGCTCCTGGCTTCTGGCGCCGCTTGGCCGCCATGCTGTACGAGGGCGTGGTTCTCTTCGGCGTGATCTCGGTGGCCGGCTTCCTGTACTCCAGCCTCACCCAGCAGCGGCATGCACTCGATGGTCGGGCCGGCCTGCAGGCCGTCCTCTTCGTGATCCTGGGTCTTTACTTCGTGTGGTTCTGGTCGCGCGGCGGGCAGACCGTGGCGATGAAGACCTGGCATCTTCGCTTGGTCGACGCACACGGCGCCCCGGTGACACAGCGCCGCGCCGTGGCACGCTACTTGAGCAGCTGGCTCTGGTTCCTGCCTGGGCTGGGCTTGGGCGCACTGGCGGGGTGGCATTCCGGCACCGCCCTGAGCCTCGCGGCTCTGGCCTGGGGGCTGGCCTATGCCACCCTCTCGCATGTCCTGCCCGGGCGCCAGACACCGCATGACCTGCTCTGCGGCACCCGCCTGATCGTCTCGAAGCCGGCATCGAAGCGCTGA
- a CDS encoding DUF3106 domain-containing protein — MNLARRTFRLRPILQGICLGLALSAAGWVHAAAGGPAWAELTPAERLALHPLQSQWQSIDATRKQKWREVAARLPNLPRDQQIRMQARMAEWVSMTPAQRNTARLHFETTRQVPMSERQALWDAYQALPEAQRKALADKASQRAVASAVAPVAAAPSATGFDRTQAKSNVIAAAKPREALPRSIGPGTVQASVGASTRPLTQRPAPPRHQQAGMPKIAATGDFVNSATLLPQRGPQGAAAEQIVAPQ, encoded by the coding sequence GTGAACCTTGCGCGCCGGACCTTCCGACTGCGTCCGATCCTGCAAGGGATCTGCCTGGGCTTGGCCTTGTCGGCCGCCGGCTGGGTTCATGCCGCCGCGGGAGGGCCAGCATGGGCTGAACTGACGCCCGCCGAGCGGTTGGCCCTGCACCCGCTGCAATCGCAGTGGCAGTCGATCGACGCGACGCGCAAGCAAAAGTGGCGCGAGGTCGCTGCGCGTCTGCCGAACCTGCCCAGGGATCAGCAGATCCGCATGCAGGCACGCATGGCGGAGTGGGTCAGCATGACGCCAGCCCAGCGCAATACCGCCCGACTGCACTTCGAGACCACGCGCCAGGTGCCCATGTCCGAGCGCCAGGCGCTGTGGGACGCCTACCAAGCCCTACCGGAAGCCCAACGCAAGGCGCTCGCCGACAAGGCCAGTCAGCGCGCGGTGGCCAGTGCGGTGGCACCGGTCGCTGCTGCCCCGTCTGCCACGGGGTTTGATCGCACCCAGGCCAAATCCAATGTGATCGCCGCCGCCAAGCCGCGCGAGGCGCTGCCCCGCTCGATCGGCCCGGGCACGGTGCAGGCGAGCGTGGGGGCCAGCACACGGCCCCTGACTCAACGCCCCGCTCCACCAAGGCATCAGCAGGCCGGAATGCCGAAGATCGCCGCCACAGGCGACTTCGTGAACAGCGCGACGCTGCTACCCCAGCGAGGCCCACAGGGAGCCGCCGCGGAACAGATCGTTGCGCCGCAGTGA
- a CDS encoding DUF3619 family protein: MNTVSPNRPWPPAEAQALEARFGLRVAAHLQTGAEVVPHDVSERLRVARLQAVARAQQAARQKVAVPASRTASEVQIAHIDPHNGTIALMSSGDDRDEAWWMRAGIIALLLVLAAGLVGIDQWHTHEQIQAAAEIDTALLGDDLPPAAYVDPGFTEFVTSTPVADGSGAAQ; encoded by the coding sequence GTGAACACCGTATCGCCCAACCGCCCCTGGCCGCCCGCCGAAGCGCAGGCCCTGGAGGCGCGGTTCGGCCTGCGAGTGGCCGCCCACCTGCAGACCGGAGCCGAGGTGGTTCCCCACGACGTCAGTGAGCGCCTGCGGGTGGCACGCCTCCAGGCCGTCGCACGCGCGCAGCAGGCCGCCCGCCAGAAGGTGGCTGTGCCAGCGTCGCGCACGGCCAGCGAAGTTCAGATCGCCCACATCGACCCCCACAACGGCACGATCGCCCTGATGAGCAGTGGCGACGACCGCGACGAGGCTTGGTGGATGCGTGCCGGCATCATCGCCTTGCTGCTGGTGCTGGCCGCCGGGCTCGTCGGCATCGACCAATGGCACACCCACGAGCAGATCCAGGCTGCGGCCGAGATCGACACGGCGCTGCTGGGCGACGACCTGCCGCCCGCCGCTTACGTGGACCCCGGGTTCACCGAGTTCGTGACCTCGACTCCGGTGGCCGACGGCAGTGGGGCTGCCCAGTGA
- a CDS encoding RNA polymerase sigma factor, with protein MAADKELSNFLQGVEKRAFKRTVYAVRDDDAALDIVQDAMIRLAERYADRPAAEWPMLFQRILSNATMDWFRHQKVRRGVMNLFSEFESPDGDPDFDLLEMLEDQSGSLGTESSADTVQRLQTLKSIEDEVAKLPTRQREAFLMRYWEEMDVAETAAAMGCSEGSVKTHCSRAVHALAQALTLKGISL; from the coding sequence TTGGCCGCCGACAAAGAGCTCTCCAATTTTCTGCAAGGCGTCGAGAAACGCGCCTTCAAGCGCACGGTGTACGCGGTGCGTGATGACGATGCCGCACTGGACATCGTGCAGGACGCCATGATTCGCCTTGCTGAACGCTATGCCGATCGGCCTGCGGCGGAGTGGCCCATGCTGTTCCAGCGCATCTTGTCCAACGCCACAATGGACTGGTTCCGCCACCAGAAGGTTCGACGGGGCGTGATGAACCTTTTCTCGGAGTTCGAGTCTCCAGATGGGGATCCGGACTTCGACCTGCTGGAGATGCTGGAGGACCAGAGCGGATCCCTTGGCACCGAGAGTTCTGCCGACACCGTGCAGCGCCTGCAAACCCTGAAATCGATCGAGGACGAAGTGGCCAAACTGCCAACGCGTCAACGGGAAGCCTTCCTGATGCGTTACTGGGAGGAAATGGATGTGGCCGAAACGGCCGCCGCCATGGGATGCTCGGAGGGCAGTGTCAAGACCCACTGCTCCCGTGCCGTCCATGCACTGGCCCAGGCTCTGACACTCAAGGGAATCTCGCTGTGA